One genomic segment of Luteimonas galliterrae includes these proteins:
- a CDS encoding outer membrane protein assembly factor BamE, producing the protein MRKPSQAVLLVLIAALTAGCGIVYRQPIYQGNLLEKSAVDQLQPGMGKQQVAALLGSPSIADPFHHDRWDYTTTQRTGRVGKTEVKNLTLHFENDTLTKWEGEYFPEQDEQLAILAPKQFGYNLKRDDKKKGGR; encoded by the coding sequence ATGCGCAAGCCGAGCCAAGCCGTCCTCCTCGTCCTCATCGCCGCCCTCACCGCCGGCTGCGGCATCGTCTACCGGCAGCCGATCTACCAGGGCAACCTGCTGGAAAAGAGCGCGGTGGACCAGTTGCAGCCCGGCATGGGCAAGCAGCAGGTCGCAGCGCTGCTCGGTTCGCCGTCGATCGCCGACCCCTTCCACCACGACCGCTGGGATTACACCACCACCCAGCGCACCGGCCGCGTCGGCAAGACCGAGGTCAAGAATCTCACCCTGCATTTCGAGAACGACACCTTGACCAAATGGGAAGGCGAATACTTCCCCGAGCAGGACGAACAACTGGCGATCCTGGCGCCCAAGCAATTCGGCTACAACCTGAAGAGGGACGACAAGAAAAAGGGCGGCCGCTGA
- the grpE gene encoding nucleotide exchange factor GrpE has product MTATEQRPDDAAAEAALDADHPLYGLIETLKGDLEQLRAESLRERADLDNQRKRLARDVELARKFANERLLADLLPVFDSLEAALVTAPQNDPLRAGVELTLRQLHKVAEANGLVEVAPMPGDSFDPDRHQAASVVDAQGVPPGAVAQTFQKGYLLNERLLRPAMVVVAKHD; this is encoded by the coding sequence ATGACCGCAACCGAACAACGACCCGACGATGCGGCCGCAGAAGCGGCCCTGGACGCCGACCACCCCCTGTACGGCTTGATCGAGACTCTGAAAGGCGACCTGGAACAACTGCGCGCCGAATCGCTGCGCGAGCGCGCCGACCTGGACAACCAGCGCAAGCGCCTGGCGCGCGACGTCGAGCTGGCCCGCAAATTCGCCAACGAGCGCCTGCTGGCCGATCTGCTGCCGGTGTTCGACAGCCTGGAAGCGGCGCTGGTCACCGCCCCGCAAAACGACCCGCTGCGTGCCGGCGTGGAGCTGACCCTGCGCCAGCTGCACAAGGTCGCCGAGGCCAATGGCCTGGTCGAAGTGGCGCCGATGCCCGGCGACAGTTTCGACCCGGACCGGCACCAGGCCGCGAGCGTGGTCGACGCGCAGGGCGTGCCCCCGGGCGCGGTCGCCCAGACCTTCCAGAAGGGTTACCTGTTGAACGAGCGCTTGCTGCGGCCGGCCATGGTGGTTGTCGCCAAGCACGACTAG
- the fur gene encoding ferric iron uptake transcriptional regulator — MESQDLRKVGLKVTHPRMRILELLEQSKPRHMTAEDIYRHLLEEGEEIGLATVYRVLTQFEAAGLVLKHNFEGGHAVYELDRGGHHDHMVDIDTGKIIEFESVEIEKLQHEIAARHGYLLEEHSLVLYVRKKR, encoded by the coding sequence ATGGAATCGCAAGATCTACGCAAGGTCGGCCTGAAGGTCACCCACCCCCGGATGCGCATCCTGGAGCTGCTGGAGCAGTCCAAGCCGCGGCACATGACGGCAGAAGACATCTACCGGCACCTGCTGGAAGAGGGCGAGGAGATCGGCCTGGCCACGGTCTACCGCGTGCTGACCCAGTTCGAAGCGGCCGGCCTGGTCCTGAAGCACAACTTCGAGGGCGGGCATGCGGTTTACGAGCTCGACCGCGGCGGCCACCACGACCACATGGTGGACATCGATACCGGCAAGATCATCGAGTTCGAGAGCGTCGAGATCGAGAAGCTGCAGCACGAAATCGCCGCCCGGCACGGTTATCTGCTGGAAGAGCATTCGCTCGTGCTGTACGTCCGCAAGAAACGCTGA
- the dnaK gene encoding molecular chaperone DnaK codes for MGKIIGIDLGTTNSCVAIMEGGKARVIENSEGDRTTPSIVAYSKDGEVLVGASAKRQAVTNPKNTFYAVKRLIGRKFNDAEVKKDRDLVPYAIVEHDNGDAWVATSDGKKLSAQEVSARILEKMKKTAEAYLGETVTEAVITVPAYFNDSQRQATKDAGKIAGLDVKRIINEPTAAALAYGLDKAGGDRKIVVYDLGGGTFDVSIIEIANVDGEKQFEVLATNGDTFLGGEDFDKRVIDYLVDEFQKEQGIDLRKDPLALQRLKDAAERAKIELSSSQQTEVNLPYVTADASGPKHLNLKLTRAKLEALVEDLIKKTIEPCRIALNDAGLRASEIGEVILVGGQTRMPKVQQAVADFFGKEPRKDVNPDEAVALGAAIQGGVLAGDVKDVLLLDVTPLSLGIETLGGVFTKIIEKNTTIPTKASQTFSTAEDNQSAVTVHVLQGERDQARFNKSLAKFDLSGIEPSPRGMPQVEVSFDIDANGILHVHAKDKKTGKEQKVEIKAGSGLSDEEIQRMVSDAEAHREEDKKFHELVNARNQADALIHATRSAIKEHGDKVGGEIIGKTEAALADLETAMKGDDKAQIEAKSKALEEAGQSLYAAAAAAQQPGAESDAGASASKNDDVVDAEFTEVRDDEKK; via the coding sequence ATGGGCAAGATCATCGGCATCGATCTCGGCACGACCAATTCGTGCGTGGCGATCATGGAGGGCGGCAAGGCCCGCGTCATCGAAAATTCGGAGGGCGACCGCACCACGCCTTCGATCGTCGCCTACAGCAAGGACGGCGAGGTGTTGGTGGGCGCTTCCGCCAAGCGCCAGGCCGTCACCAATCCCAAGAACACCTTCTACGCCGTCAAGCGCCTGATCGGCCGCAAGTTCAACGATGCGGAAGTGAAGAAGGACCGCGACCTGGTCCCGTACGCGATCGTCGAGCACGACAACGGCGACGCCTGGGTCGCGACCAGCGACGGCAAGAAGCTGTCCGCGCAGGAAGTGTCCGCGCGCATCCTCGAAAAGATGAAGAAGACCGCCGAGGCCTACCTGGGCGAGACGGTCACCGAAGCGGTGATCACGGTGCCGGCCTACTTCAACGACAGCCAGCGCCAGGCCACCAAGGACGCCGGCAAGATCGCCGGCCTGGACGTCAAGCGCATCATCAACGAGCCGACCGCGGCTGCGCTGGCCTATGGCCTGGACAAGGCCGGCGGCGACCGCAAGATCGTCGTCTACGACCTGGGCGGCGGCACCTTCGACGTGTCGATCATCGAAATCGCCAACGTCGACGGCGAAAAGCAGTTCGAAGTGCTGGCTACCAACGGCGACACCTTCCTGGGCGGCGAAGATTTCGACAAGCGCGTCATCGACTACCTGGTCGACGAATTCCAGAAAGAGCAGGGCATCGACCTGCGCAAGGATCCGTTGGCGTTGCAGCGCCTGAAGGATGCGGCCGAGCGCGCCAAGATCGAGCTCTCCAGCTCGCAGCAGACCGAAGTGAACCTGCCGTACGTGACCGCCGACGCTTCCGGTCCCAAGCACCTCAACCTGAAGCTCACGCGCGCCAAGCTCGAAGCCCTGGTCGAGGACCTGATCAAGAAGACCATCGAACCGTGCCGCATCGCGCTGAACGACGCAGGCCTGCGCGCCAGCGAAATCGGCGAAGTGATCCTGGTCGGCGGCCAGACCCGCATGCCGAAAGTGCAGCAGGCCGTGGCCGACTTCTTCGGCAAGGAACCGCGCAAGGACGTCAACCCCGACGAGGCCGTGGCCCTGGGCGCCGCGATCCAGGGCGGCGTGCTGGCCGGCGACGTCAAGGACGTGCTGCTGCTCGACGTGACCCCGTTGTCGCTGGGCATCGAGACGCTGGGCGGCGTATTCACCAAGATCATCGAGAAGAACACCACCATCCCGACCAAGGCCTCGCAGACCTTCTCCACCGCCGAGGACAACCAGTCCGCGGTGACGGTGCATGTGCTGCAGGGCGAGCGCGATCAGGCTCGTTTCAACAAGTCGCTGGCCAAGTTCGACTTGTCCGGCATCGAGCCGTCGCCGCGCGGCATGCCGCAGGTGGAAGTGTCGTTCGACATCGACGCCAACGGCATCCTGCACGTGCACGCCAAGGACAAGAAGACCGGCAAGGAGCAGAAGGTCGAGATCAAGGCTGGTTCGGGCCTGTCGGATGAGGAAATCCAGCGCATGGTCAGCGATGCCGAAGCGCATCGCGAGGAAGACAAGAAGTTCCACGAGCTGGTCAACGCGCGCAATCAGGCCGATGCGCTGATCCATGCCACCCGCAGCGCCATCAAGGAGCACGGCGACAAGGTCGGCGGCGAGATCATCGGCAAGACCGAAGCCGCGCTGGCGGACCTGGAAACCGCGATGAAGGGCGACGACAAAGCCCAGATCGAGGCCAAGTCGAAAGCGTTGGAAGAAGCCGGACAGTCGCTGTACGCCGCCGCTGCCGCCGCGCAGCAGCCGGGTGCCGAGAGCGATGCCGGCGCGTCCGCCTCGAAGAACGACGACGTCGTCGACGCCGAGTTCACCGAGGTCAGGGACGACGAGAAAAAGTAA
- a CDS encoding type II toxin-antitoxin system RatA family toxin produces the protein MPTIHRSALVEHSAARMFALVNDIGAYPRRFDWCESAQVLEAGESRVVARLDLKLGSFRTWFVTENSLAPPHHIDMKLREGPFKALGGRWEFHALDESACKVTLTLSFEAASKLLAPAVALGLQGLADRMVDDFVRTADRG, from the coding sequence ATGCCTACCATCCATCGCTCCGCCCTGGTCGAACATTCCGCCGCCCGCATGTTCGCGCTGGTCAACGATATCGGCGCCTACCCGCGGCGCTTCGACTGGTGCGAATCGGCCCAGGTGCTGGAAGCCGGCGAGAGCCGCGTGGTGGCGCGGCTGGATCTGAAGCTGGGCAGCTTCCGCACCTGGTTCGTCACCGAGAACTCGCTGGCGCCGCCGCACCATATCGACATGAAGCTGCGCGAAGGGCCGTTCAAGGCACTCGGCGGGCGCTGGGAATTCCATGCGCTCGACGAGTCGGCCTGCAAAGTGACGCTGACGTTGTCGTTCGAGGCGGCGTCCAAGCTGCTGGCGCCAGCGGTGGCGCTGGGCCTGCAAGGCCTGGCCGACCGCATGGTCGACGATTTCGTCCGCACCGCGGACCGCGGCTGA
- a CDS encoding CHASE domain-containing protein: MSAQARPPASAPPPGEYGRHVPVTPFRGYLLALAVLLGSVASVILFWRNAYEREMSAAQADFVSATQQMAALVQQRMINYELALGGGAALFASVRPTPQQWQSFVDGLDTRERFPGLLGMGFAPYVTPDGLRQLQIESHDAGYGLFRIRPPGVRANYGPILYLAPMTLENRGVIGYDMFSEPVRRTAMIAARDSGKPRLSGPVKLLQDDFAGSRQTGLLLYSPIFRLGDTPRSLDARRESLQGWVYIPFHMPALVQTALPYRDRYEGIQLQIYDDTGPKAELLYTDAEFGKSDEAAFSRSVQSEAYGRRWRMDFRSGPAEAISPGLAGLRTLLLVGLLSSLLLFWLAMLLARTENRARQIATQLTEDYRRSEQRFRMAMVYSAIGKALLDHEGRVVEANPALCDIVGRDPERLAGVPFSSLFDDATDPIRTTEMEAVAEGVYRTTRRLHRNDELRYVQLTYAPVPGNVGQDIARLVQVEDVSERLHAEAQVRALNRTLETRVAQRTRELSAANNELESFAYSISHDLRTPLRSIEGFSRLLAERYQQQLDGAGRDYLARIRNATSRMSELIEALLKMSRLSRSQLNPLPLDLSQLAAEVVAELRSAEPGREVEVAIAPGLQAVGDPALVRNLLMNLLGNAWKFTRDCDRPRIEFFRETRGVADEPVFVVRDNGAGFEADYVGKLFRPFQRLHSQEQFSGHGIGLASVRRIVERHGGTIQADGKPGEGATFKFTLPGEGA, translated from the coding sequence ATGAGCGCCCAGGCCCGTCCCCCCGCATCGGCTCCACCGCCCGGCGAATACGGCAGGCATGTGCCGGTGACGCCTTTCCGGGGCTATTTGCTGGCGCTGGCGGTGCTGCTCGGTTCGGTGGCGTCGGTGATCCTGTTCTGGCGCAACGCCTACGAGCGGGAAATGAGCGCGGCGCAGGCGGATTTCGTTTCCGCCACGCAGCAGATGGCCGCGCTGGTCCAGCAGCGGATGATCAACTACGAGTTGGCGCTGGGCGGCGGCGCCGCGCTGTTCGCCAGCGTGCGGCCGACGCCGCAGCAGTGGCAGTCCTTCGTCGATGGCCTGGATACGCGCGAACGTTTTCCCGGCCTGCTGGGCATGGGCTTCGCGCCGTACGTGACGCCGGACGGACTGCGCCAGTTGCAGATCGAAAGCCACGACGCCGGTTATGGGCTGTTCCGCATACGGCCGCCGGGCGTCCGCGCCAACTACGGGCCGATCCTGTACCTGGCGCCGATGACGCTGGAGAACCGCGGCGTGATCGGTTACGACATGTTTTCCGAGCCCGTGCGGCGCACGGCCATGATCGCAGCGCGCGACAGCGGCAAGCCGCGACTGTCCGGACCGGTGAAGCTGTTGCAGGACGATTTCGCCGGGAGCCGGCAGACGGGCCTTCTGCTGTACTCGCCGATCTTCCGCCTCGGCGACACGCCCCGGAGCCTGGATGCGCGGCGGGAATCGTTGCAGGGCTGGGTCTATATCCCGTTTCATATGCCGGCGCTGGTGCAGACGGCGTTGCCGTACCGCGATCGTTACGAAGGCATCCAACTGCAGATCTACGACGACACGGGGCCGAAGGCGGAACTGTTGTACACCGACGCCGAATTCGGCAAATCGGACGAAGCCGCTTTCTCGCGCAGCGTGCAATCGGAAGCGTACGGGCGGCGCTGGCGCATGGACTTCCGTTCGGGCCCTGCGGAAGCGATCAGTCCGGGCCTGGCCGGGTTGCGCACGCTGTTGCTGGTCGGACTGCTGTCGTCGCTGCTGCTGTTTTGGCTGGCGATGCTGTTGGCGCGGACCGAGAACCGTGCCCGCCAGATCGCCACGCAATTGACCGAGGACTATCGGCGCAGCGAACAGCGCTTCCGCATGGCGATGGTGTATTCGGCGATCGGCAAGGCGCTGCTGGACCACGAAGGGCGCGTGGTCGAAGCCAATCCCGCCTTGTGCGACATCGTCGGGCGCGACCCCGAGCGACTGGCGGGCGTGCCTTTCTCGTCCCTGTTCGACGACGCCACCGATCCGATCCGCACGACCGAGATGGAAGCGGTAGCGGAGGGCGTGTATCGGACCACGCGTCGGCTGCACCGCAACGACGAGCTACGTTATGTGCAGCTCACTTACGCGCCGGTGCCAGGCAACGTGGGGCAGGACATCGCCCGCCTGGTGCAGGTGGAGGACGTCAGCGAGCGGCTGCACGCCGAAGCGCAGGTGCGCGCCCTGAACCGCACGCTGGAGACCCGCGTCGCCCAGCGCACGCGCGAGCTGAGCGCCGCCAACAACGAGCTGGAGTCGTTCGCATACAGCATTTCGCACGATCTGCGCACGCCGTTGCGGTCGATCGAAGGCTTCAGCCGCCTGCTCGCCGAACGCTATCAGCAGCAGCTTGACGGAGCGGGCCGCGACTATCTGGCGCGGATCCGCAACGCCACCTCGCGGATGAGCGAGCTGATCGAAGCCTTGCTGAAGATGTCCCGCCTCAGCCGCAGCCAACTCAATCCGTTGCCGTTGGATCTGAGCCAACTGGCGGCCGAAGTGGTCGCCGAATTGCGCAGCGCCGAGCCGGGTCGCGAAGTCGAGGTGGCGATCGCGCCCGGTTTGCAGGCCGTCGGCGACCCGGCACTGGTGCGCAATCTGTTGATGAACCTGTTGGGCAATGCCTGGAAGTTCACCCGCGATTGCGACCGGCCGCGGATCGAATTCTTCCGGGAGACGCGGGGTGTCGCGGACGAACCGGTTTTCGTAGTGCGCGACAACGGCGCCGGTTTCGAAGCGGATTACGTCGGAAAATTGTTCCGCCCGTTCCAGCGCCTGCATAGCCAGGAGCAGTTCAGCGGACACGGCATCGGACTGGCCTCGGTCAGGCGGATCGTGGAACGCCACGGCGGCACGATCCAGGCCGACGGCAAGCCGGGCGAGGGCGCGACATTCAAATTCACGTTGCCTGGCGAGGGCGCCTGA
- the smpB gene encoding SsrA-binding protein SmpB, with amino-acid sequence MSKTSNKKAGKDKANGGGTIALNKRARHDYHLEQRFEAGLALQGWELKAIRAGRANIVEAYAMILKGELFLIGAQMTPLISASTHVVADAHRTRKLLLHKREIDELIGRVQRDGYTLVPTALYWKGNKVKAELALAKGKQSHDKREAAKDRDWARDKQRLMRRHNKDA; translated from the coding sequence ATGAGCAAGACTTCCAACAAGAAGGCCGGCAAGGATAAGGCAAACGGCGGCGGGACGATCGCGCTGAACAAGCGCGCGCGCCACGACTACCACTTGGAGCAGCGCTTCGAAGCCGGCCTGGCGCTGCAGGGCTGGGAGCTGAAGGCGATCCGCGCCGGCCGCGCCAATATCGTCGAAGCCTACGCGATGATCCTCAAGGGCGAATTGTTCCTGATCGGGGCGCAAATGACGCCGTTGATCTCCGCTTCGACCCACGTCGTGGCCGACGCCCACCGCACCCGCAAACTGCTGCTGCACAAGCGCGAGATCGACGAGTTGATCGGCCGCGTGCAGCGCGACGGCTATACCTTGGTGCCGACCGCCCTGTATTGGAAAGGCAACAAGGTGAAGGCGGAATTGGCCCTGGCCAAGGGCAAGCAGTCGCACGACAAGCGCGAAGCCGCCAAGGACCGCGATTGGGCGCGCGACAAGCAGCGTCTGATGCGACGCCACAACAAAGACGCCTGA
- the hrcA gene encoding heat-inducible transcriptional repressor HrcA, which produces MARPSDDSSLDPRARQLLRTLIARYIRDGEPVGSQTLARHAGLDVSPATIRNILADLEDTGLLSAPHASAGRIPTAQGYRVFVDSLLQVKPLAEGELSRLRSELPAGAGTQNLLGNASELLSAMTHFVGVVSVPQREQFAFKHIDFVPLDGQRVLAILVFADNDVQNRILQTRRVYGPAELERVANYLNHHFAGRPLADIRATLLHEMRSARSEMESLLAQTVELAEQALAPGAEDMLLAGQTRLIGVQDLADLDRLRELFEAFARKREILQLLERTVHAPGVRIFIGEETGLAPLDGVSLVTAPYAAGGRVLGVLGVIGPTRMAYDRVIPVVQAAADALGSALNPGAQPS; this is translated from the coding sequence GTGGCCAGACCTTCCGACGACTCGTCCCTAGACCCGCGCGCGCGCCAGCTGCTGCGCACGCTGATCGCGCGCTACATCCGCGACGGCGAGCCGGTCGGTTCGCAGACCCTGGCGCGCCACGCCGGTCTGGACGTCAGCCCGGCGACGATCCGCAACATCCTGGCCGACCTGGAAGACACCGGCCTGCTCAGCGCGCCGCACGCTTCCGCCGGGCGCATACCCACCGCCCAGGGCTACCGCGTCTTCGTCGACAGCCTGCTGCAGGTCAAACCGCTGGCCGAAGGCGAACTGTCGCGGCTGCGCAGCGAACTGCCGGCGGGGGCGGGCACCCAGAACCTGCTCGGCAACGCTTCCGAGCTGCTGTCGGCGATGACCCATTTCGTCGGCGTGGTCAGCGTGCCGCAGCGCGAGCAGTTTGCGTTCAAGCACATCGACTTCGTCCCGCTGGACGGCCAACGCGTACTGGCGATCCTAGTGTTCGCCGACAACGACGTGCAGAACCGCATCCTGCAGACGCGCCGCGTCTACGGCCCGGCCGAGCTGGAGCGCGTCGCCAATTACCTCAACCATCATTTCGCCGGACGGCCGCTGGCCGACATCCGCGCCACGCTGCTGCACGAAATGCGCAGCGCCCGCAGCGAGATGGAGAGCCTGCTGGCGCAAACCGTGGAACTGGCCGAACAGGCCCTGGCGCCCGGCGCCGAAGACATGCTGCTGGCCGGCCAGACACGGCTGATCGGCGTGCAGGACCTGGCGGACCTGGACCGCCTGCGCGAGTTGTTCGAAGCCTTCGCCCGCAAGCGCGAGATCCTGCAATTGCTGGAGCGCACGGTGCACGCGCCCGGCGTGCGCATCTTCATCGGCGAGGAGACCGGCCTGGCGCCGCTGGACGGCGTGTCGCTGGTGACCGCGCCGTATGCCGCCGGCGGCCGCGTGCTGGGCGTGCTGGGCGTGATCGGGCCGACCCGGATGGCCTACGACCGAGTCATTCCGGTCGTGCAGGCGGCGGCCGACGCGCTGGGTTCCGCCTTGAATCCCGGGGCCCAGCCCTCATAG
- a CDS encoding DUF6166 domain-containing protein, with the protein MPEILLRYVEGAGVALYRHEASQAAELLAPRRDLYDYSGGFSWGYGGPGPVNLSHAIVGKVFEFDGFRKSICRKHARILLHEVIVKLKPECEYDLPVEALKELLTQ; encoded by the coding sequence ATGCCAGAAATCCTCCTCCGCTATGTCGAAGGCGCCGGCGTAGCTCTGTATCGACACGAGGCCAGCCAAGCCGCTGAGCTGCTTGCGCCTCGACGCGATTTATACGATTACAGCGGCGGCTTCAGTTGGGGCTACGGCGGCCCCGGTCCGGTCAACTTGAGCCATGCCATTGTCGGCAAGGTGTTCGAGTTCGATGGTTTCCGCAAAAGCATATGCAGGAAGCACGCCCGTATTCTGCTGCACGAGGTCATCGTCAAACTGAAGCCGGAATGCGAGTACGACCTCCCGGTCGAGGCCTTGAAGGAGCTGTTGACGCAGTGA
- a CDS encoding group II truncated hemoglobin codes for MTTEVQEPASAAPSSPYDWAGGMAALETLTEAFYGKVNADPLLQPVFAKMDPEHPRHVARFLAEVFGGPKAYSESHGGHAEMIRHHLGRHLQEAQRRRWVQLLIDAADEIGLPDDPEFRSSFVAYIEWGTRLAVINSQPGAEVAEEQPMPQWGWGETKGPYVAP; via the coding sequence ATGACCACTGAAGTCCAGGAACCTGCATCCGCCGCACCGTCCAGCCCGTATGACTGGGCAGGCGGGATGGCCGCATTGGAAACGCTGACCGAAGCGTTTTACGGCAAGGTCAACGCCGATCCGTTGCTGCAGCCGGTGTTCGCGAAAATGGATCCGGAACACCCGCGGCACGTCGCGCGTTTCCTCGCCGAAGTGTTCGGCGGCCCGAAGGCATATTCGGAAAGCCACGGCGGGCACGCGGAGATGATCAGGCACCATCTGGGCCGCCATCTGCAGGAAGCGCAGCGCCGCCGTTGGGTGCAGTTGCTGATCGATGCCGCCGACGAAATCGGCCTGCCGGACGATCCGGAATTCCGTTCGTCCTTCGTGGCGTATATCGAATGGGGTACCCGCCTGGCCGTGATCAACTCGCAGCCGGGCGCGGAAGTCGCCGAAGAACAGCCAATGCCGCAATGGGGTTGGGGCGAAACCAAAGGGCCGTACGTCGCGCCATGA
- the recN gene encoding DNA repair protein RecN: MLTLLTIKDFAVVRTAELEFGAGLTVISGETGAGKSLLVDALGFLSGLRADSGMVRHGAERAELSAQFDLSDAMPARDWLREQELDEGDDCQLRRTLRADGGSKAWINGRPATLAQLGELAGLLVEIHGQHEHQALLSKASQLALLDGFGGHEAALTAVETVAAHWNALLREREALSKQGDVSERIAYLEHQFAELQREALEPDAIAELGATHRRHAHAAALIAACDGAFARLAGEDAPSMTRQLQQTRSELMRVVEHEPRLADIDALLDAASIQLDEAIALIERVREDLDLDPAQFEDMERRLGRIHDLARKHRVAPEQLAAQRDALAAELELLRSAGQRVTALDGEIAAARKQWQAAAAKLTEARTKTAKALSKSTTALIGELGMGGGKFEVALEPNAAERPDANGAERVEFLVSANAGQPPRPLRKVASGGELSRISLAIEVAALGGDLVPTMVFDEVDSGIGGAVAEIVGQKLRALGEKRQALCVTHLPQVAAQGHAHYRVSKAASDGVTQSAVEKLDAKQRAEELARMLGGVEVSKEARAAAKRLLSNVD; this comes from the coding sequence ATGCTGACGCTACTGACGATCAAGGACTTCGCCGTCGTCCGGACCGCCGAACTCGAGTTCGGCGCGGGCTTGACCGTGATCTCGGGCGAAACCGGCGCCGGCAAGTCGCTGCTCGTCGATGCGCTCGGCTTCCTGTCCGGGCTGCGCGCCGACAGCGGCATGGTCAGGCACGGCGCCGAGCGCGCCGAACTCAGCGCGCAATTCGACCTGAGCGATGCCATGCCCGCCCGCGATTGGCTGCGCGAACAGGAACTGGACGAAGGCGACGACTGCCAGCTGCGCCGCACCCTACGCGCCGACGGCGGTTCCAAGGCCTGGATCAACGGCCGCCCGGCCACGCTGGCGCAGTTGGGCGAACTGGCGGGCCTGCTGGTCGAAATCCACGGCCAGCACGAACACCAGGCGTTGCTGTCTAAGGCCAGCCAGCTGGCCCTGCTCGACGGTTTCGGCGGACACGAGGCGGCATTGACTGCGGTCGAAACCGTGGCCGCGCACTGGAACGCCTTGCTGCGCGAGCGCGAGGCGTTATCGAAACAGGGCGACGTCTCCGAGCGCATCGCCTACCTGGAGCACCAGTTCGCAGAATTGCAGCGCGAAGCGCTGGAGCCGGATGCCATCGCCGAACTCGGCGCCACGCATCGCCGGCACGCGCATGCAGCCGCGCTGATCGCGGCCTGCGACGGCGCCTTCGCGCGCCTGGCCGGCGAGGACGCGCCATCGATGACGCGGCAACTGCAACAGACCCGCAGCGAACTGATGCGGGTGGTCGAACACGAGCCGCGGCTGGCCGACATCGATGCCCTGCTCGACGCCGCATCGATCCAGCTCGACGAGGCGATCGCGCTGATCGAACGCGTCCGCGAAGACCTGGACCTGGATCCGGCACAGTTCGAAGACATGGAACGCCGCCTGGGCCGCATCCACGATCTCGCCCGCAAACACCGCGTCGCGCCCGAGCAGCTTGCGGCGCAGCGAGATGCGCTCGCGGCGGAGCTGGAATTGCTGCGCAGCGCCGGCCAGCGCGTGACAGCACTCGACGGCGAGATCGCCGCCGCCCGCAAGCAGTGGCAAGCTGCTGCCGCCAAACTCACCGAGGCCCGTACCAAGACGGCCAAAGCGCTGTCCAAATCCACCACCGCCCTGATCGGCGAGCTGGGCATGGGCGGCGGCAAATTCGAAGTGGCGTTGGAGCCGAACGCGGCCGAGCGTCCCGATGCCAACGGCGCCGAGCGCGTGGAATTCCTAGTTTCGGCCAATGCGGGCCAGCCCCCGCGGCCGTTGCGCAAGGTCGCGTCCGGCGGCGAGTTGTCGCGCATTTCGCTGGCGATCGAAGTGGCCGCATTGGGCGGCGATCTGGTGCCGACGATGGTGTTCGACGAGGTGGATTCGGGCATCGGCGGCGCGGTGGCCGAAATCGTCGGCCAAAAGCTGCGCGCACTCGGCGAAAAGCGCCAGGCCCTATGCGTGACCCACCTGCCCCAGGTGGCGGCGCAAGGGCATGCGCATTACCGCGTCAGCAAGGCCGCCAGCGATGGCGTGACCCAGAGCGCGGTGGAAAAACTCGATGCCAAGCAGCGTGCCGAAGAGCTGGCGCGGATGCTGGGCGGCGTGGAAGTGAGCAAGGAAGCGCGCGCCGCGGCCAAGCGTCTTCTCAGCAACGTCGATTGA
- a CDS encoding RnfH family protein, whose protein sequence is MKIEVVLAWPRRAESATLQLPTGATVADAVAAAGWSDIAGIDGYAVFGQRVRADTVLGEGDRVELLRPLQADPKEARRRRARKA, encoded by the coding sequence ATGAAGATCGAAGTAGTGCTGGCCTGGCCGCGGCGCGCCGAATCGGCGACGCTGCAATTGCCGACCGGTGCCACCGTGGCCGATGCCGTCGCCGCCGCGGGCTGGAGCGATATCGCAGGGATCGACGGCTATGCGGTCTTCGGCCAGCGCGTGCGGGCCGATACGGTGTTGGGCGAGGGCGACCGGGTGGAATTGCTGCGGCCGTTGCAGGCCGACCCCAAAGAGGCGCGGCGTCGCCGCGCGCGCAAGGCTTGA